A portion of the Juglans microcarpa x Juglans regia isolate MS1-56 chromosome 1D, Jm3101_v1.0, whole genome shotgun sequence genome contains these proteins:
- the LOC121242988 gene encoding major allergen Pru ar 1-like codes for MGVFTYETESTSVISPAKLFKAFILDADNLIPKVVPQAIKSIEIIEGNGGPGTIKKITFGEGSQFKYVKHRIDAIDEANCTYNYSVIEGDALSGIIEKISYEIKIVASPNGGSILKSISHYHTKGDHEIKEEHVKAGKDKAAGLFEAVEAYLVAHPDAYN; via the exons ATGGGTGTTTTCACTTACGAGACCGAGTCCACCTCCGTCATCTCACCGGCTAAGTTGTTCAAGGCGTTTATCCTCGATGCCGACAACCTCATCCCAAAGGTTGTACCTCAGGCTATTAAAAGCATTGAAATTATCGAAGGAAATGGAGGACCCGGAACCATTAAGAAGATCACCTTTGGCGAAG GTAGCCAATTCAAGTATGTGAAGCACAGAATCGACGCGATTGACGAAGCAAACTGCACATATAACTACAGCGTGATTGAAGGTGATGCTCTGAGCGGGATAATCGAGAAAATCTCATACGAGATCAAGATAGTGGCTTCCCCAAATGGAGGATCCATCTTGAAGAGCATCAGCCATTACCACACCAAAGGCGACCACGAGATCAAGGAAGAGCACGTTAAGGCTGGTAAAGACAAAGCCGCTGGGCTGTTCGAGGCTGTTGAGGCCTACCTCGTGGCACACCCTGATGCctacaattaa
- the LOC121234215 gene encoding major allergen Pru ar 1-like, producing MGVFNYETESTSVIPPAKLFKAFILDADNLIPKVVPQAIQASEIIEGNGGPGTIKKITFGEGSQFKYVKHRIDEVDHTNFTYGYSIIEGDALSNIIEKISYEIKIVASPDGGSILKSISHYHTIGDHEIKEEQVKAGKEKAAGLFKAVEGYLLAHPDAYN from the exons ATGGGGGTTTTCAATTATGAAACTGAGTCCACCTCTGTTATCCCACCGGCTAAGTTGTTCAAGGCCTTCATCCTTGATGCAGACAACCTCATCCCAAAGGTTGTACCTCAGGCCATTCAGGCTTCTGAAATCATTGAAGGAAATGGAGGGCCTGGAACTATCAAGAAGATTACCTTTGGCGAAG GCAGCCAATTCAAGTATGTGAAGCACAGGATCGATGAAGTTGACCACACGAACTTTACATATGGCTACAGCATAATCGAGGGTGATGCTTTGAGCAACATAATCGAGAAAATCTCTTATGAGATCAAGATAGTGGCATCTCCTGATGGAGGATCCATCTTGAAGAGCATCAGCCACTACCACACCATAGGCGACCACGAGATCAAGGAAGAGCAAGTTAAGGCTGGCAAAGAAAAGGCAGCTGGTCTTTTCAAGGCTGTTGAGGGCTACCTCTTGGCACACCCTGATGCCTACAACTAA
- the LOC121236813 gene encoding major allergen Pru ar 1-like, translated as MAVLTYETESTSVIPPAKLFKAFVLDGDNLVPKVAPQAIKSTEIIEGDGGPGTIKKITFGEGSQFKYVKHKIDAIDHANFSYGYSVIEGDALGDILEKISYEIKIVASPDGGSILKSTSHYHTKGGHEIKAEDVKAGKEKAAGLFKAVEEYLLAHPDAYN; from the exons ATGGCTGTCTTAACTTATGAAACAGAGTCTACCTCAGTTATTCCACCGGCTAAGCTGTTCAAGGCCTTCGTCCTTGATGGTGACAACCTTGTTCCAAAAGTTGCACCTCAAGCCATCAAGAGTACTGAAATAATTGAAGGAGATGGAGGGCCAGGAACCATCAAGAAGATCACCTTCGGTGAAG GTAGCCAGTTCAAGTATGTGAAGCACAAGATCGATGCGATTGACCACGCAAACTTCTCTTACGGCTACAGCGTGATTGAGGGCGATGCTCTCGGCGATATTCTCGAGAAAATCTCTTACGAGATCAAGATAGTGGCTTCCCCTGATGGAGGATCCATCTTGAAGAGCACCAGCCACTACCACACCAAAGGCGGCCACGAGATCAAGGCAGAGGATGTAAAGGCTGGCAAAGAAAAGGCAGCTGGTCTTTTCAAGGCTGTTGAGGAATACCTCTTGGCACACCCTGATGCCTACAACTAA